A single window of Gossypium hirsutum isolate 1008001.06 chromosome A10, Gossypium_hirsutum_v2.1, whole genome shotgun sequence DNA harbors:
- the LOC107934178 gene encoding uncharacterized protein gives MSLQHFSHQHPLVFIASHGHEIEKVNCSACGELVSGSSFGCVECGFYLHKQCVEAPAEMNHPFHRNHNLNLFTRNPYLAGTIICDFSRKTCENFVYHYSCNLDFHIKCALFSHSIAEKKNVEFQDISRIDPSINTGNVTEELKKAECFACRKPLLDSIYFSPNCGFYLHAKCVDLPAEINHLFHQEHPLFLQFNSQRLSCKICQKPQGPEFVYCCSPCKFALHIQCATIPTKINQPFHRKHPLILQSVDECLPCQICQETTNLNDFVYFCSICKFVLHIRCVSSPLIIEDKLHHEHSFTLFPRQVLYCDACGTLGNYVPYICSTCGIFVHKNCISVPRVIKFYRHQHRIPHTYFLDQNESEPWECRFCLEEVNTEHGSYFCSKCNYIVHVKCATKNSRWYYEVDSTETEEATDSDEPVDLREIHPHNLILSGDIRDFKQCHGCLLPIDTSYCYCSQCDFFLHKACAALRAKKHIWFHYCQKLLKLTSGCIFQCCMCKYFTSGFAYTCDKCKERFCLRCSLLSDMPKCEGHEHRLRRFTGESKELCRGCGTSVHAFICKPCNFNLDWNCITLPLKTQHSFDVHLLNSLITLMITIIQEVIIVIFVKRKGIPNIGFIIV, from the coding sequence ATGAGCCTTCAACACTTTAGCCATCAACATCCACTGGTGTTCATTGCAAGCCATGGCCACGAAATTGAAAAGGTGAACTGCTCAGCGTGTGGGGAGTTAGTGTCAGGTTCGAGCTTTGGTTGTGTGGAGTGTGGGTTTTACCTACACAAGCAGTGTGTTGAGGCACCTGCTGAGATGAATCACCCTTTCCATCGCAACCACAATCTTAATCTTTTTACAAGGAATCCATACTTGGCCGGTACAATTATCTGCGATTTTTCCAGAAAAACTTGTGAGAATTTTGTTTATCATTATTCTTGCAATTTAGACTTTCATATCAAATGTGCATTATTTTCTCATAGCATTGCTGAGAAAAAAAATGTAGAGTTTCAAGACATTTCCCGTATAGATCCATCCATCAATACAGGAAATGTTACTGAAGAACTCAAAAAAGCTGAATGTTTTGCTTGTCGGAAGCCATTATTAGATTCTATATACTTTTCTCCTAATTGTGGCTTTTACCTGCATGCAAAATGTGTTGATCTACCAGCAGAAATCAATCACCTCTTCCACCAAGAACATCCtctctttttacaatttaacagTCAAAGACTCTCTTGCAAGATTTGTCAAAAACCCCAAGGTCCGGAATTTGTTTATTGTTGTTCACCTTGCAAATTTGCCCTTCATATCCAATGTGCCACAATACCTACCAAAATCAATCAGCCTTTCCATCGCAAACATCCTCTTATTCTTCAATCTGTCGACGAATGTCTTCCTTGTCAAATATGCCAAGAAACCACCAACCTTAACGATTTCGTGTATTTTTGTTCAATTTGCAAGTTTGTCCTTCATATTAGGTGTGTGTCATCACCACTGATTATAGAAGATAAACTTCATCATGAACATTCATTTACCCTATTTCCAAGACAAGTCTTATATTGTGATGCTTGTGGCACTTTAGGGAATTATGTTCCTTATATTTGTTCCACATGCggtatttttgtccataaaaattgCATTTCAGTGCCACGCGTCATCAAATTCTATCGGCATCAGCACCGCATTCCCCACACATATTTCCTGGACCAAAATGAATCTGAACCGTGGGAATGTAGATTTTGCTTGGAGGAGGTGAACACAGAGCATGGGAGTTACTTTTGTTCTAAATGCAATTACATAGTCCATGTAAAGTGTGCAACAAAAAACAGTCGTTGGTATTACGAGGTTGACTCTACAGAAACAGAAGAAGCGACGGACTCAGATGAACCTGTCGATTTGAGAGAAATTCATCCACATAACTTAATATTGAGTGGAGACATTAGGGATTTTAAACAATGCCACGGTTGCCTTCTACCCATCGATACTTCTTATTGTTATTGTTCACAATGTGATTTCTTCCTCCACAAAGCTTGTGCTGCATTACGTGCGAAGAAGCATATTTGGTTTCACTATTGCCAAAAGCTTCTTAAACTTACTTCTGGTTGCATTTTTCAATGTTGTATGTGCAAATATTTTACAAGTGGCTTTGCCTATACCTGTGATAAATGCAAAGAAAGATTTTGTTTACGATGTTCCTTGCTTTCTGATATGCCCAAATGTGAAGGACATGAACATCGCCTTCGTCGCTTTACTGGCGAGAGTAAAGAATTGTGTAGAGGTTGTGGTACATCTGTTCATGCATTCATTTGTAAGCCGTgcaattttaatttggattggaACTGTATTACATTGCCTCTTAAAACTCAACATAGTTTTGATGTACATCTTTTAAACTCACTTATCACGTTGATGATTACAATTATTCAAGAAGTTATTATTGTGATATTTGTGAAGAGGAA